The Colletotrichum higginsianum IMI 349063 chromosome 2, whole genome shotgun sequence genome has a segment encoding these proteins:
- a CDS encoding Protein phosphatase, which translates to MEARKIVENVQCINGGLTSVGTLRLTDFHLVFCAPPPPPPKDQSKNEDNNSSQPPPKPRESWITYPILSHCTLRLMPPNHGIHSSIRLRCRDFIFVTFTFEDNNVARDVFEFVKLRTCKLGTIDRLFAFSHKGSRVERQVNGWKIYDPKAEFRRQGISEKSADKGWRITNINKDYSFCDTYPATLVVPSSISDNVLKYAKEYRSRHRIPVLSYIHPTNNCTITRSAQPLSGITRKNNVQDEKLVMASFAPTVPRASIDRDQPPRRSQSDTSEKNSVDVTELSEQARLEEQAIADAEPKMYDEKGKRLIYGAQQVNMIVDARPTVNAMVNQVQGMGSEPMDRYPGAKKAFMNIENIHVMRSSLAKVVDCLKDADISPLSPDQNALASTGWLRHTQAVLNGAEIVARQIWFNHSHVLIHCSDGWDRTSQLSALAQIMLDPYFRTIEGFVVLVEKDWLSFGHMFRLRSGHLNHESWFAVQKDAMAGSTVQPGENDGRDDAFQNLFTGARQFFNPTKEDQADLEAVAEGSTGKVAKDEATVPKMISPVFHQFLDCVYQLLRQNPTRFEFNERFLRRLMYHLYSCQYGTFLYNSEKQRTEARAAERTASVWDYFLPRKAEFTNKDYDPTIDEYVKDRGRIIKPNLDDIRWWHQLFNRTDEEMNSQLNAVAAAAVNRASALANFQPSTEESYADSQPGTPPQGTLSPKPTPSLSTSQSVLAAVETAHTTLTPDRQERQAPPLHRSVSAENSNAFSALKEGIAGLNIGKNVSGMLTNLGGRNASPASASRITSRSEQELREMT; encoded by the exons ATGGAGGCCAGGAAG ATAGTCGAAAATGTCCAGTGCATTAATGGGGGCCTGACCTCAGTGGGCACCCTGCGACTGACCGATTTCCACCTTGTCTTCTGcgcaccaccacctcctcctcccaagGACCAATCCAAGAACGaagacaacaacagcagccaGCCTCCTCCCAAACCCAGGGAATCATGGATCACCTATCCTATTCTTTCGCACTGCACCCTCCGACTTATGCCCCCAAACCACGGCATCCACAGCTCCATCCGCCTACGCTGTCGcgacttcatcttcgtcacCTTTACGTTTGAAGACAACAACGTTGCCAGAGATGTCTTTGAGTTTGTGAAGCTCAGGACCTGCAAGCTTGGCACTATTGACCGCCTCTTTGCTTTCAGTCACAAGGGCTCCAGGGTGGAGAGACAAGTCAATGGCTGGAAGATTTATGATCCCAAGGCTGAGTTCCGTCGCCAAGGCATCAGTGAGAAGTCGGCAGACAAGGGCTGGAGGATcaccaacatcaacaaggATTACTCCTTTTGCGATACTTACCCTGCTACTCTGGTGGttccctcctccatctcagATAATGTCCTCAAGTACGCAAAGGAATACCGGTCTCGACACCGAATCCCAGTGCTTAGTTATATCCACCCAACCAACAACTGCACCATCACCCGCAGCGCTCAGCCTCTGTCAGGTATAACCAGAAAAAACAATGTACAGGACGAGAAACTCGTCATGGCTTCCTTCGCCCCGACCGTACCCCGGGCCAGCATCGACAGAGACCAGCCCCCTCGCCGAAGCCAGTCGGACACGTCGGAGAAGAACTCGGTGGACGTCACAGAGCTCTCAGAGCAGGCAAGGCTGGAGGAGCAGGCTATTGCGGATGCAGAGCCCAAAATGTACGACGAAAAGGGCAAGCGTCTGATCTATGGCGCCCAACAAGTCAACATGATTGTCGATGCCAGACCTACTGTGAACGCCATGGTCAATCAAGTCCAAGGCATGGGATCTGAGCCCATGGATCGCTACCCcggcgccaagaaggcgTTCATGAACATTGAGAACATCCACGTTATGAGAAGCTCGTTGGCCAAGGTCGTGGATTGCCTCAAGGACGCCGATATCTCCCCCTTGTCCCCAGACCAGAATGCCCTGGCGTCGACCGGCTGGCTGAGACATACGCAAGCCGTCTTGAACGGTGCCGAAATCGTTGCCCGTCAAATATGGTTTAATCACTCTCATGTGCTGATCCACTGCTCCGACGGCTGGGACCGAACTAGCCAGCTCAGCGCCCTCGCTCAAATAATGCTGGACCCCTACTTTCGAACCATTGAGGGTTTCGTCGTTTTGGTCGAGAAGGATTGGTTGTCGTTTGGCCATATGTTCAGGCTGCGGTCTGGCCACCTGAACCACGAAAGCTGGTTTGCTGTTCAGAAGGACGCGATGGCTGGCTCGACCGTCCAGCCCGGTGAGAATGACGGGCGCGACGACGCCTTCCAGAATCTCTTCACCGGTGCCAGGCAGTTCTTCAACCCCACCAAGGAGGACCAGGCTGACCTTGAGGCTGTTGCCGAGGGCTCTACGGGAAAGGTCGCTAAAGACGAAGCTACCGTTCCGAAGATGATCAGTCCAGTCTTCCATCAATTCCTGGACTGTGTGTACCAGCTCCTCCGTCAGAACCCGACCAGGTTCGAGTTCAATGAGCGTTTTCTTCGCCGCTTGATGTACCACCTCTACTCCTGCCAGTACGGCACGTTCCTCTACAATTCCGAAAAGCAGAGAACCGAGGCCAGAGCTGCTGAACGGACAGCTTCGGTCTGGGACTACTTTTTGCCCCGGAAAGCCGAGTTCACCAACAAAGACTACGACCCCACCATCGACGAGTACGTCAAGGACCGTGGTCGTATTATCAAGCCGAACCTTGATGACATTCGCTGGTGGCATCAGCTCTTCAACCGTaccgacgaggagatgaaCTCGCAGTTGAACGCTGTGGCGGCAGCTGCGGTGAACAGGGCCTCGGCGTTGGCCAACTTCCAACCGTCTACAGAGGAATCCTACGCAGACAGCCAGCCTGGCACCCCGCCCCAGGGAACACTAAGCCCTAAACCGACACCTTCCCTATCTACCAGCCAGTCTGTTTTGGCAGCTGTCGAGACAGCGCACACTACACTTACGCCTGATCGACAAGAGCGACAAGCGCCGCCTTTGCACCGAAGTGTGTCGGCCGAAAACTCGAATGCCTTCAGCGCTTTGAAGGAGGGCATTGCCGGTCTGAACATTGGCAAAAACGTCAGCGGCATGCTCACCAACCTCGGCGGGCGCAACGCTAGCCCCGCGTCTGCTTCGAGGATTACAAGCCGCAGCGAGCAAGAGCTCCGGGAGATGACATAG
- a CDS encoding S-adenosylmethionine-dependentmethyltransferase — MASNPAHLEPSKLGTKEYWSTLYTTELTNNASNPDDRGTVWFDDSDAESKLLTYLEDLTESAPFDHSLRQSDASFLDLGCGNGSLLFALRDEGWAGRALGVDYAPQSVELARRIAAQRQRHPDEENEDMADAGAEGEEREDEEEAKEPEFREWDVLNGLWETVLNGAQTQGWDVVLDKGTFDAICLSDEKDARGRRICEGYRGRALRLVRPGGLLLITSCNWTEEELRAWFEGPANEGDTGHFVAVGKVDYPSFTFGGAKGQTISSLCFQRQA; from the exons ATGGCCTCAAACCCCGCTCACTTGGAGCCCTCCAAGCTCGGAACTAAAGAATA CTGGTCTACCCTCTACACCACCGAGCTCACAAACAACGCCTCCAACCCCGATGACCGCGGCACTGTCTGGTtcgacgactcggacgccGAGTCCAAGCTCCTGACCTACCTCGAGGACCTAACCGAGTCCGCCCCCTTCGACCACTCCCTCCGCCAGTCTGACGCATCCtttctcgacctcggctgCGGCAACGGCTCCCTTCTCTTCGCCCTCCGCGACGAAGGGTGGGCCGGgcgcgccctcggcgtcgattACGCGCCCCAGAGCGTCGAGCTCGCGAGGCGCATCGCCGCGCAGAGACAACG ACACCCTGACGAGGAAAATGAAGACATGGCAGACGCGGGGgccgaaggagaagagagggaggacgaagaggaggccaaggagccCGAGTTCCGGGAGTGGGACGTCCTCAACGGGCTCTGGGAAACGGTCCTCAACGGCGCCCAGACCCAGGGCTGGGATGTCGTGCTCGACAAGGGCACCTTTGACGCCATCTGCCTCAGCGACGAAAAGGACGCCAGAGGCCGCCGCATTTGCGAGGGCTACCGCGGCCGCGCGCTCCGCCTCGTCAGGCCGGGCGGCCTGCTCCTAATTACGAGCTGCAACTggaccgaggaggagctgagAGCGTGGTTCGAAGGTCCCGCCAACGAAGGCGACACCGGCCacttcgtcgccgtcggcaaaGTAGACTACCCTAGCTTCACCTTTGGTGGCGCCAAGGGCCAAACCATTAGCAGCCTGTGTTTCCAGAGACAGGCATAG
- a CDS encoding Protein phosphatase pp2a regulatory subunit a yields the protein MADAPNTQDELYPIAVLIDELKHDDVLLRLNAIHRLSTIALALGAERTREELIPFLDESVEDEDEVLVALSGELGNFIEYVGGAQWGHVLLSPLENLAAIEEPVVRDKAVESLNKICEELSSQQVEEYFIPLTVRLSKADWFTSKVSGCGLYTTPYKKVSPPVQEELRKQFGQLVHDETPMVRRQAATNLAKFVKEMPAAIVVEEMIPLFQHLAQDDQDSVRLLTVEILISIAEVVPKEQQSSHGVLLTSLRNLIEDKSWRVRYMIADRFEKISKAVDEEVVSRDLVPSFVKLLKDNEAEVRTAIAGQIPGFCALVDRTVLLNDIMSSVEDLVSDTSQHVRAALGTQISGLAPILGKQETIDHLLPMFLQMLKDEFPEVRLHIISKLELVNQVIGIDLLSQSLLPAIVQLAEDKQWRVRLAIIEYIPLLASQLGVKFFDEKLSNLCMSWLGDTVFSIREAATHNLKKLTEVFGVEWASEAIIPKVMAMGNHPNYLYRMTTAFAITTLASVVSLDVIADKILPMLDKLVDDEIPNIRFNVAKTYGVLIDVLRRLPEEGTIYSLEKEGNAFTASPRGMELIQTRVIPKLEKLQKDDDVDVRYFATTSANSVSGSSAGEPMNTSP from the exons ATGGCAGACGCGCCGAATACCCAGGACGAGCTTTACCCCATCGCCGTCCTCATCGATGAGCTAAAG cacgacgacgtcctTCTGCGTCTCAATGCCATCCACCGCCTGTCCACCATCGCCCTTGCCCTGGGCGCCGAGCGCACGCGAGAGGAATTGATTCCCTTCCTCGACG AgtccgtcgaggacgaggacgaggtaCTGGTCGCTCTCAGCGGCGAGCTGGGCAACTTCATCGAGTATGTCGGAGGCGCCCAATGGGGCCATGTTCTTCTTTCTCCCCTCGAGAATCTCGCTGCGATCGAAGAGCCCGTCGTGCGGGACAAG GCCGTCGAGTCCCTCAACAAGATCTGCGAGGAGCTCTCATCCCAGCAAGTCGAAGAATACTTTATTCCCTTGACGGTCCGACTGTCAAAAGCAGACTGGTTCACCTCCAAGGTGTCAGGCTGCGGCCTCTACACAACGCCCTACAAGAAGGTATCCCCGCCTGTGCAAGAAGAGCTCCGGAAGCAGTTCGGCCAGCTTGTTCACGATGAGACGCCCATGGTCAGACGCCAAGCTGCCACCAACCTTGCGAAATTCGTCAAGGAGATGCCAGCTGCTATTGTCGTCGAGGAAATGATACCCCTTTTCCAGCACCTCGCCCAAGACGATCAGGACAGCGTCCGCCTCCTCACCGTCGAGATCCTCATTTCCATCGCCGAAGTCGTACCCAAGGAGCAGCAGTCGAGCCACGGTGTCCTTCTTACTTCCCTGCGCAACCTGATCGAGGACAAGAGCTGGAGAGTCAGGTACATGATTGCCGACAGATTCGAAAAG ATTtccaaggccgtcgacgaagaggTCGTTTCAAGGGATCTGGTGCCATCGTTCGTCAAGCTTCTCAAGGACAATGAGGCCGAGGTTCGGACCGCCATCGCCGGACAAATACCCGGCTTCTGTGCTTTGGTCGATCGAACCGTTCTCCTGAACGATATCATGAGCAGCGTTGAGGACCTTGTTTCCGACACTTCCCAGCACGTTAGAGCTGCCCTCGGAACTCAGATTAGCGGTCTAGCTCCCATTCTGGGCAAGCAAGA GACCATTGACCATCTTCTGCCTATGTTCTTGCAAATGCTGAAGGACGAGTTTCCCGAAGTCCGCCTGCATATCATTTCGAAGCTTGAGCTGGTCAACCAAG TCATTGGCATCGACCTTCTCTCACAGTCTCTCCTCCCTGCCATCGTTCAGCTTGCTGAGGATAAGCAGTGGCGAGTACGATTGGCCATCATCGAGTACATCCCTCTCCTTGCCAGCCAGCTTGGAGTTAAGTTCttcgacgagaagctcagCAATCTCTGCATGAGCTGGCTCGGCGACACAGTCTTCTCGATCCGCGAGGCCGCGACGCATAACTTGAAGAAGCTCACTGAGGTATTTGGGGTTGAATGGGCAAGCGAGGCGATCATTCCCAAGGTTATGGCTATGGGCAACCACCCCAACTACCTATACCGAATGACGACCGCCTTCGCCATCACC ACCCTCGCTTCGGTCGTTAGCCTCGATGTTATTGCTGACAAGATCCTGCCCATGCTGGACAAGCTCGTTGACGACGAGATCCCCAACATCCGCTTCAACGTTGCTAAGACGTATGGCGTTCTGATTGACGTTCTGCGCCGTCTGCCGGAAGAGGGCACCATCTACTcgctggagaaggagggcaaCGCCTTCACCGCGTCCCCGAGGGGCATGGAGCTGATCCAGACGCGCGTCATCCCCAAGCTTGAGAAGCTGCaaaaggacgacgacgtcgacgtgcGGTACTTCGCGACAACGTCGGCAAACAGCGTGTCTGGATCTTCTGCGGGCGAGCCTATGAATACATCACCATAG
- a CDS encoding Phenylalanyl-tRNA synthetase: MPTISVNKYDLYKALGQNFTTQEFEDLCFEFGIELDEDTENDERPIVNGVQEPPQLKIEIPANRYDMLCFEGIALMLNIFRGTVAAPNYKVVEPKNPETQVITVAQDTGKIRPLVAGAILRNIKFTQDSYDSFIGLQDKLHMNLARQRTLVAIGTHDLDTIQGPFTYEALPPKDIKFKPLNQTKEMDGEELMQFYEGDKHLGKYLHIIKDSPVYPVIYDKNRVVCSLPPIINGDHSKITVDTKNVFIEMTATDATKLDIVCDMMVTMFSQYCSEPFTVEPVKIVSEHNGASRTTPTLAPRNIDVEIDYLNACTGLNESPETLCRLLTKMAYIAKPSTKDSNLLTVSIPVTRADVLHQCDVMEDLAICYGYNNLPRSSPNKSATIGAPLMINKLADIVRTEAAMSGWSEVMPLILCSHDENFAWLNREDDGKTAVKLANPKTAEYQVVRTSLVPGLLKTIRENKKHSVPIKIFESADVVFKDESLERKARNERHFGAAWYGKTSGFEIVHGLLDRILLMLRTAFLAHDEGLTAGKSVDFKIVENPSKPDGYWIEEIDEATFFPGHAAAIYLRLGGKEARIGEFGILHPTVLEKFDLKYPVSTLEINLEVFL; encoded by the exons ATGCCTACCATATCCGTCAACAAGTACGATTTGTACAAGGCCTTGGGCCAAAA CTTCACAACCCAGGAGTTTGAAGACCTCTGCTTCGAATTCGGCatcgagctggacgaggacaCCGAAAATGACGAGCGGCCCATTGTCAATGGCGTGCAAGAGCCGCCCCAGCTCAAGATCGAGATCCCCGCTAATCGATACGATATGCTGTGCTTCGAGGGAATAGCGCTCATGCTCAACATCTTCAGAGGAACCGTCGCTGCCCCCAACTAcaaggtcgtcgagcccAAGAACCCCGAGACTCAGGTCATCACCGTTGCCCAGGACACCGGCAAGATCCGTCCCCTTGTCGCCGGTGCCATCCTCCGCAATATCAAATTCACCCAAGACAGCTACGACTCCTTCATCGGTCTCCAGGACAAGTTACACATGAACCTGGCGAGACAAAGAACACTGGTGGCCATCGGAACCCACGATCTCGACACGATACAAGGTCCCTTCACATACGAGGCTTTACCCCCTAAGGATATCAAGTTTAAGCCCCTGAACCAGACCAAGGAGatggacggcgaggagctgatgCAGTTCTACGAGGGTGACAAGCACCTCGGCAAGTACTTGCACATCATCAAGGACTCGCCCGTTTACCCTGTCATTTACGACAAGAACCGCGTCGTCTGCTCCCTGCCGCCCATTATCAACGGTGACCACTCCAAGATCACCGTCGACACCAAGAACGTCTTCATTGAGATGACAGCCACCGACGCCACTAAGCTCGATATCGTATGCGACATGATGGTCACCATGTTCTCGCAGTACTGCTCCGAGCCCTTCACCGTCGAGCCCGTCAAGATCGTCTCCGAGCACAACGGTGCTTCGAGAACGACACCCACCCTGGCGCCCCGCAACATCGATGTCGAGATCGACTACCTCAACGCCTGCACTGGCCTCAACGAGTCCCCCGAGACTCTGTGCAGGCTCCTCACTAAGATGGCCTACATCGCTAAGCCTTCTACCAAGGACAGCAACCTCCTGACCGTGTCCATCCCCGTCACCCGTGCCGATGTGCTCCATCAGTGCGATGTTATGGAGGACCTGGCCATCTGCTACGGATACAACAACCTTCCTAGATCTTCCCCCAACAAGAGCGCAACCATTGGCGCTCCTCTTATGATCAACAAGCTCGCCGATATTGTCCGGACAGAAGCCGCCATGTCCGGCTGGAGCGAGGTCATGCCTCTGATTCTTTGCAGCCACGACGAGAACTTTGCTTGGCTCAACAGGGAGGACGATGGCAAGACCGCAGTCAAGCTTGCCAACCCCAAGACCGCCGAGTACCAGGTTGTGAGGACATCCTTAGTCCCCGGCCTCCTCAAGACCATCCGTGAGAACAAGAAGCACAGTGTACCCATCAAGATTTTTGAGTCGGCGGACGTCGTCTTCAAGGATGAGTCCCTGGAGCGCAAGGCTCGCAACGAGCGCCACTTCGGTGCCGCCTGGTACGGCAAGACAAGCGGCTTCGAGATTGTacacggcctcctcgaccgcaTCCTCCTGATGCTTCGCACTgccttcctcgcccacgACGAGGGTTTGACGGCCGGCAAGAGCGTTGACTTCAAGATCGTCGAGAACCCCAGCAAGCCTGATGGTTACTGGATTGAGGAGATCGACGAGGCCACTTTTTTCCCTGGCCACGCGGCTGCCATCTATCTGCGCCTCGGAGGCAAGGAGGCGCGCATCGGCGAGTTCGGCATCCTGCACCCCACCGTGCTGGAGAAGTTTGACTTGAA ATACCCCGTGAGTACCCTCGAGATCAACCTCGAGGTCTTCTTGTAG
- a CDS encoding 40S ribosomal protein S3: MAVPGTQISKRRKFVADGVFYAELNEFFQRELAEEGYSGVEVRVTPTVTDIIIRATHTQEVLGEQGRRIRELTSLIQKRFKFPENSVSLYAAKVQNRGLSAVAQCESLRYKLLNGLAVRRACYGVLRFIMESGAKGCEVVVSGKLRAARAKSMKFTDGFMIHSGQPAKDFIDSATRHVLLRQGVLGIKVKIMRGSDPEGKAGPQKTLPDAVSVLEPKEEQTVVQPMSQDYGAKAAQAQAAAEAQQAEQQAQEGGEEAEAQS; this comes from the exons ATGGCTGTTCCAGGCACTCAGAT CTCCAAGCGCAGAAAGTtcgtcgccgatggcgtcTTCTACGCCGAGCTCAACGAGTTCTTCCAgcgcgagctggccgaggagggctactcgggcgtcgaggtccgCGTCACCCCCACGGTAAccgacatcatcatccgCGCCACCCACACCCAGGAGGTTCTCGGCGAGCAGGGCCGCCGCATCCGCGAGCTCACCTCGCTCATCCAGAAGCGTTTCAAGTTCCCCGAGAACTCGGTCTCTCTCTACGCCGCCAAGGTCCAGAACCGCGGCCTGTCCGCCGTCGCTCAGTGCGAGTCCCTCCGCTACAAGCTCCTCAATGGTCTTGCCGTCCGCCGCGCCTGCTACGGTGTCCTCCGCTTCATCATGGAGTCCGGTGCTAAGGGTTGCGAGGTTGTCGTCTCCGGCAAGctccgcgccgcccgtgCTAAGTCCATGAAGTTTACCGACGGCTTCATGATCCACTCCGGTCAGCCCGCTAAGGACTTCATCGACTCTGCCACCCGCcacgtcctcctccgccaggGTGTCCTTGGTATCAAGGTCAAGATCATGCGCGGCTCCGACCCCGAgggcaaggccggccccCAGAAGACCCTTCCTGACGCCGTCTCCGTTCTCGAgcccaaggaggagcagacTGTTGTCCAGCCCATGTCCCAGGACTACGGCGCCAAGGCCGCtcaggcccaggccgccgccgaggcgcaACAAGCggagcagcaggcccaggagggcggcgaggaggctgaGGCTCAGTCGTAG